From the genome of Triticum aestivum cultivar Chinese Spring chromosome 3B, IWGSC CS RefSeq v2.1, whole genome shotgun sequence, one region includes:
- the LOC123067925 gene encoding L-type lectin-domain containing receptor kinase IX.1-like produces MAAVRFCHRIQILMLLCYSVWLWPPATSLSFTTNFSLPGGYDASKHLRFQRDARFDHDSRMIHLTKAGGSPRNSVGRVLHAHPVTLWDAATGELAGFNTSFTFRIKAASSNTSSGDGLAFFLGHYPPTTIPESLDDGRNLGLYPKGMGRVATGADRAVAVEFDTLRNPEVDHSGSHMGIDVNSIESLAYTNATWPDRQLTSGLPMSCHISYDTKILAAVLKIGNATYHVNTSVDLRKHLPPVVAIGFSAATGQGFEIHQIVSWSFHSTLDPPTQSSKLLPPKNYKMTCKLLVEVTTVPVIGIIGIVCIFVRVRRWQLCTRKKHYTALARGLGHFDCHELSRAANKFAKENKLGEGGSASVYRGQLTSPTRAVAIKIFKPATSREGRKAFEDELRIASRLRHRNLVELIGWCYSGPRNLVEFICWWRDDMYTRLFLVYELLPQGSLDQHLHGGNSWLPWSKRYEIILDLGSALQYLHVDCEQDKQCVVHGDIKSSNVLLDPLYGAKLGDFGLARFVHQEIGAQTTDVVQGTYGYIDPVFVNTSQRNTQSDIYSFGIVLLEMVSGRDPTVRLNDRPPLPSCVRSLYHGNALLGAADVRLIGGESSVGRQQMKRVLLVGLLCVHQDPSCRPSIIQTMDALRSEKLKLDITPLAPVTPLLMP; encoded by the exons ATGGCTGCCGTGCGCTTCTGCCACCGAATACAGATCCTCATGCTTCTCTGCTACTCGGTATGGCTATGGCCTCCTGCTACCTCGCTCTCTTTCACCACCAACTTCTCTCTTCCCGGTGGCTATGACGCCAGCAAGCACCTCCGCTTCCAGCGCGACGCGCGCTTCGACCACGACTCCCGGATGATCCATCTGACAAAAGCCGGCGGGAGCCCAAGAAACAGCGTAGGCCGGGTGTTGCACGCGCACCCCGTGACTCTGTGGGACGCCGCCACCGGCGAGCTCGCCGGATTCAACACCTCCTTCACCTTCCGAATCAAGGCTGCAAGCAGTAACACATCCAGTGGCGATGGCCTGGCTTTCTTCCTGGGGCACTATCCTCCAACGACCATCCCCGAATCCCTCGACGACGGTCGCAACCTTGGCCTCTACCCGAAAGGCATGGGCAGGGTCGCGACCGGCGCCGACCGGGCCGTAGCGGTCGAGTTTGACACCCTCAGGAACCCTGAGGTCGACCACAGCGGCAGCCACATGGGCATCGACGTCAACTCCATCGAATCCCTGGCGTACACCAATGCAACCTGGCCTGATAGGCAGCTCACGTCCGGCCTCCCAATGTCTTGCCACATCAGCTACGACACCAAGATCCTAGCAGCCGTCCTCAAGATCGGCAACGCGACCTACCATGTCAACACCAGTGTTGACCTGAGGAAGCATTTGCCTCCTGTGGTGGCCATCGGCTTCTCAGCTGCTACCGGCCAGGGGTTCGAGATACACCAAATCGTATCCTGGTCGTTTCACTCCACCTTGGATCCGCCCACGCAAAGCTCCAAGCTTCTGCCGCCAAAAAACTACAAGATGACGTGCAAACTGCTAGTAGAGGTAACAACTGTTCCAGTCATTGGAATTATTGGAATTGTGTGCATCTTTGTTCGCGTCCGTCGATGGCAGTTATGCACGAGAAAGAAGCATTACACAGCTCTCGCCAGGGGCCTTGGACATTTTGATTGTCATGAGCTATCACGCGCGGCCAACAAATTTGCAAAGGAAAACAAGCTCGGGGAAGGAGGTTCTGCCTCTGTTTATCGGGGCCAACTGACAAGTCCAACAAGAGCGGTGGCGATAAAGATATTTAAACCGGCAACATCCCGCGAGGGGAGGAAGGCATTTGAGGATGAACTAAGGATTGCCAGTCGGCTGAGGCACCGGAACCTTGTCGAATTGATAGGCTGGTGCTACAGCGGCCCGAGGAATCTTGTCGAGTTCATATGCTGGTGGCGGGACGACATGTACACTCGTCTATTCCTTGTGTATGAGTTGTTGCCACAAGGTAGCCTTGATCAACACCTACACGGTGGCAACAGTTGGTTACCATGGTCCAAGAG GTACGAGATCATCCTAGACCTAGGATCTGCACTGCAATACCTCCACGTAGATTGCGAGCAAGACAAGCAATGTGTTGTACATGGTGATATCAAATCGAGCAATGTGCTACTTGACCCTTTGTACGGCGCCAAGTTAGGTGACTTCGGATTGGCAAggtttgttcatcaagaaattggGGCACAGACCACAGATGTTGTGCAGGGCACTTACGGGTATATAGACCCTGTGTTTGTCAACACGAGCCAACGGAATACGCAGTCCGACATCTACAGTTTCGGCATTGTGCTACTAGAGATGGTCTCTGGAAGGGACCCGACGGTGCGTCTTAATGATAGACCTCCATTGCCTTCATGTGTAAGGAGTTTGTACCATGGGAATGCGCTCCTCGGGGCCGCAGATGTCAGGCTGATAGGTGGCGAGTCCAGTGTCGGGAGACAGCAGATGAAGCGTGTGCTACTAGTCGGGCTCTTGTGCGTGCACCAGGACCCGAGCTGCCGACCGTCCATCATCCAGACAATGGATGCCCTGCGGTCGGAGAAGTTGAAATTGGATATCACTCCCCTAGCGCCTGTGACACCACTCTTGATGCCGTAG
- the LOC123072470 gene encoding uncharacterized protein, which translates to MKNAHGENWEEEHPDLDGQIIYEAADRMPHGRLGIANELFSKAEKAKFKSKRAMASQPVQSAKEECLERDKKYLKQEIKRLRGIELVVQSLAEKGGVDFDGIMQSATDDLSPSYSEGGFQRGRGDVPQHQTEKGMGSRTGGSTSHGNDDEDDDYGNGGYGNYGEGDLYGDEHYDHYGDGEYDDYGDEDDYGYGYGGGDGDDDDWL; encoded by the exons ATGAAAAATGCCCATGGAGAAAATTGGGAAGAGGAGCACCCGGATTTAGATGGACAAATCATCTACGAAGCAGCAGACAGAATGCCACATGGCAGGCTGGGAATTGCTAATGAGTTGTTTAGCAAAGCAGAGAAGGCGAAGTTTAAGTCTAAAAGGGCGATGGCCTCACAGCCGGTGCAATCTGCTAAGGAGGAGTGTCTAGAAAGAGACAAAAAATATTTGAAGCAGGAGATCAAGCGTCTTCGAGGCATTGAGCTTGTTGTTCAG TCTTTGGCTGAGAAAGGGGGAGTCGACTTTGATGGCATAATGCAATCAGCAACAGATGACTTG TCTCCATCATATTCTGAAGGCGGATTTCAAAGGGGACGAGGTGATGTGCCTCAACACCAAACCGAAAAG GGAATGGGAAGCAGGACTGGAGGCAGTACGAGTCATGGaaatgatgatgaggacgacgactATGGCAATGGGGGATATGGTAACTATGGCGAGGGTGATCTGTATGGTGATGAGCACTATGATCACTATGGTGATGGGGAATATGATGACTATGGAGATGAGGATGACTATGGCTATGGCTATGGCGGTGgcgatggcgatgatgatgattgGCTATAA